The window TGTGTGCCATAGCATAAGCGGCTGATGTGGAACCAATATCTCCTCTCTTAGCATCTCCAATGACGAAAAGCCCCTTTTCCTGGCAATAGTTCACAGTCTTTGTATACGCTTTCAGGCCTTCGATGCCAAACTGTTCGTACATGGCGATCTGAGGCTTTACGGATGGGATCAGATCATATACATGATCTACGATTTCTTTATTGAACTGCCAGATAGCTTCCGCAGCACCTTCTAAGGTTTCACCGAATTCTTCAAATGCCTTTTTCGTAATGTGCTCCGGTATATAGTTTAACATGGGGTCCAAACCTACACAGATCGGTGCCTTTGTTTTTTGAATTTTGTCTATTAACTGCCTGATCATAGTTTCCTCCTTGGATCTCTTCGCCCTTATTTTTCTCTATTCTTACCAATTCTATCATAAGAAGGAACCGGCTTCAAGCCTTTTGCCAAACTGATCGAAAAAATCCTGGCCCCTGTCATAGGGTGTAAGATAAAACTGTTTTAAAACGTACATGCTGACTTGATTTGCATAAGACTGGTCCTTATTTTCTTCCATTTTCCCTTCCAGCCGTTTCAGGAAAAAATGCCAGTCACACACAAACGTTTCATACCGTTTTACATCAGGGGTATCAATCCATTTGCGCACCTTGACCTTTGCCCTGTTTTCCATACTGCATTCATGGATCTGGAGAAAATACCGGAACCCCTCTTCTCCATAAATCCGTCCTAAAGGGAACAGGCGGCAGACGCCTGGACGGAAGCTGTGGATCCCGCATCGCCCTTCATGGTCCAGAAACCCGCACTTTTCTTCTTTTCCTCCCATTTTCAGATTGGGAAGCACGATCCCATCCACCACATGGAGTTCCAGCTTGTCCGCCAGCAGTGCCTCCAAAGTACAATGAAGATTTTCTGTCAGCCGGAAGCAGTCAAGGGGATCCAGGATGACTGACTGCCCCATCCCCTGGCAGCAGGACGAACAGCCTTTGCAGTCGCCGCAATCCGCCCTTACCATATCATTTAAGCCATATAATTTTCCATCTGAGATCTCTTTCCAATCGATTTCCCGTTTCATGAATGATTTTCCTCATTTCCGCCCATACTCCTTGGGCATAAAGGTATACCTGCAGAGTGTTTTCTCAGCTTTTTTCTTAACAAACATGGATATTCTACCATCTCTTGAACCTACATTCAATAATGATTCGTTTCTTTTTCTCAAAAAAATTAGCACTCACCTATTGACAGTGCTAACAATGTGTGTTATATTACATGTATAACAAGTAGAAATCCATCGGAAAAGCCGATGGCAAATAAATTACTTAAAAAAGGAGGAACTCTTTATGTTATTAGCCAGAAGAAACAACTTATTTGATGAATTTTTCAATGATCCGTTTTTTACGGATACCTATCACAACAGACAGTCCCTGATGAAGACTGACATTGAAGACGACGGAACCAACTATGTCATTGAAATTGAGCTTCCGGGCTATAAAAAAGAAGATGTTCGGGCCGAATTGAAAGACGGGTATCTGACCATTTACGCGGAAACTGTTTCTGAAAACGAGGTGAAGGATCAGAAAAATTATATCCGAAGGGAACGTTACAGCGGCTCTGTGAAAAGAAGCTTCTACGTAGGGTCCGGCCTGAAACAGGAAGATGTGAAGGCAGCCTTTGAAAACGGAATCTTAAAGCTGGTATTTCCAAAAGAAGCGCCAAAGCAGATCGAGGAAAACCGCTATATCGCCATTGAATAAATCAAACCGGTACGGACAAAAAGGGAAGGCCCTAAACAGAGGGTCTTCCCTTTTTGTCTGTACCAGTTAAAGAAGCTGATCAGCATTTATACTCTTTTAAAAATGCCGTAGTCACATATGCACCGCTTTTATAAGACTTTTTCTCCATGGCCTTCTCTGCTTCCAGCTTTACATTCATCCACATTTCCTCCGCAGCAATGGTCAAATGGGAAAGCATGATCCCTGTACCTATCTCCCGCATGGCAACAAGGGAAGATGAGGGCAGGAATTCCCTGCAGGAAAAAATATAGATCCTGTCATGATAAACGATAAAACGCCAGGGCTGGGTATTGATAGCCGACGGAGCAAGGCGGACAGCCTTTAGTATATTCTTCATGGATTCTCCTGCTTCTTCCTTAAACACACATAATTCCTTTAAAGGAAGCCGCTTGGCCGTCGCCGGGTCACGGTAAAGCAGGGTTTTAGGATAGCCGAAAGCCACTACGATCACCCGCTTCATCCCTGCAGGGACAGGCTCCGGGACCTTTGTGCTCCCCAGATAACAGGTTCCAAGCCCCTTACCTGTCATATACAAAAGCACATGCTCCAGCACATATCCCGCGTTTGCCAGGTACCCCTCCTTTTCCTCGGAGTAAAATGCCAGATAATAAGGTGCTTCCACTTTCCACAGCCCCTTAACAGGCAGGTGGTAATCCGGATTTTCACTTATCTCCATTTTGATCTGAATATCCCCGTGCAGCCTTGGTATATTATCACCGAAATAAAGGATGTCCTTTAACAGCTGTTCCGGGACCGGCTCCTTCTTAAATTTCCTGATCGATCTTCTTTTAAATATCATCTGATACAGATTCATACCTGCTCCCCTCTCCTCTATCCAACAATCAGCTTAAATAAGCCGGCTCATTTCCTCCAAAAGCCCGGCAAATACTGACAGCGCATCCTTCACCGGCTCCGCCGTCCCCATATCAACGCCGCACAGCTTTAAAAGGTCTATGGGCGTCATGGAATTTCCGCCGCTTAAAAATTCATAATAACCTTTGACCGCATTTTCATCCCCCGTAAGAATTCTGCTGCTGATGGCAATGGCAGCCGAAAACCCGGTGGCATATTGGTATACATAAAAAGGTGTGTAAAAATGCGGGATCCTGGACCATTCATAACCGATTTCCGAATCAACCACCATATCCGGACCAAAATATTCCTCATTCAGCCTGTGATATATCCTGCAAAGGACTTCCCCGGTGAGCACTTCGCCTTCCCCTGCGCGGCAATGAGCCTCTGCCTCAAATTCAGCAAACATGGCCTGCCGGTAAAGAGTTCCCCGGAAACTGTCCATAAAATGATTAACAAGGTAAGCCCGTTCCTTCTTATCTTCTGTTTTTTCCAATAAATGCCGGATGAGCAGCGCCTCATTACAGGTAGAAGCCACCTCTGCCACAAAGATCTTATATCCTGCGTCAATATAGGTCTGGTTTTTATCGGAAAACCAGCTGTGAAGGGCATGCCCCATCTCATGAGCCAGGGTGAAAACGCTGTCAAGTGTCCCGTTAAAGTTTAAAAGCACATAAGGATGGATCCCGTAAACTCCCCAGGAATAAGCGCCGCTCCGCTTTCCTTCATTCTCATATACATCGATCCACCGGTTGTCAAAGCCCTCCTTTAAAAGAGACAAATATTCTTCCCCAAGAGGCTTAAGGCCTTCCAGCACCATGGCCTTGGCTTCTTCAAAGGTGATTTTGTGTTCTTCCCTTGAAACCATGGGCACATAAAGGTCATACATATGAAGTTCATCCACTTTAAGAGCCTTTTTTCTGATGGATATATACTCATGGAGGCTGGGAAGGCCTTCATGAACTGCTTTTATAAGATTGTCATACACCTCTTCCGGAATTTCATTCTCTCCAAGAGAATGGGCTCTTGCAGAAGGGTAATTTCTTGCCTTGGCGTAAAAAGCCGCCTGTTTTACATTGGACGAAAAAGTACTTGCCAGGGTATTGACAAACTGCCCATAAACGCTGTACAGGGCTTCAAACGCGGATTTCCTCACCCTTCTGTCCTGCTTTTCCATGAGGGCAATATAATTTCCATGGGTAATCCTGACCGGCTGATTCTTTTCATCCATGATTTCAGGGAATTTCACATCAGCATTGTTAAACATATTAAAGATCTCCGAAGGGCCGGAGGTCGCTTCCATGGACTTTGCCAGCAGAGCTTCCATCGGAGCTGACAGAGTATGGGCTTTCTTCTTTAAGATGATCTCAAGAGTCCTGTCATAACGCTTCAGTTCCGGGGTGTCCTTCCGGTACTTAGCAAGGGTCTCTTCCGGCAGACTTAAGATTTCCGGCACCAAAAATGATGACAGCCCGGCCGCCTGATAGGAAAGGGATCTTGCCTTGGAGGAAAACTCCTGATATCTGGCATTGCCCGTATCCTCATCGGATTTCTGTTTCCCGTAAACAAACAGAGTTTCAATTTTCAGGGATATCTCCTCGTCAAATTTCAGACAGGAAAAAAGCATCTTGCCTGAGTCGGCCAGATGTCCCTCGTAACGCTTATAACCTGAAAGCGAGCTTTCTGTTTCACGGAATAAATCCTCCCATGCACTCTCAGACGGCAGAATATCCGCCAAGTTCCAGGTATCGCAAACCGGTATTTCTTCTCTCTTTTTCAAATAGATCCCTCCAACTGCTTCACTTGTGTTTATTCTATCACCCATATTTCAAAGAGACAATCAGCAATATGGAAAATATTTTATTGAATTTTCACATTTTTTTATTGTATTATATTATCGGATGCAAAAACGCTTTCGATAATAGGATGAACGGGCTAAAAGGCAGCTCTTTTATCTTCATTTGCGCTGCGAGTTCAGATAGACTACATTATGAAAACGAACAGGAGTCCTGCCATGAATATCATACGAACAAAAACCCCCAGCAATACCCAGAAAAACAGCCTGCTCCGCCTGCAGGAAACCTGCAGAAAGCATGACCATATTTCCCTCTCCTTTCCCATGGAAGAAGACTGTACTTTTTACTTATTATACGACGAAGACAGCCTCTTATCCGCTCTTTCCGCTTTTTTTAATGAAAACGGGGAATATGAATGTTATGCCTGCACCCTTCCGGCAAACAGGCGGAAGGGACATTTTGCCCTGCTTTTAGAAGAACTTTTAAAGGAATCCGGGGACATTGATCTGGTCTTTCCTGTGGATGAAACTTCTGAAGACACGGTCAGGACCCTTGACGCATTAGGAGCGGTCCTCTGGTATCAGGAGCACTTAATGGAGCTTACTGCCTCCGTTTTTTCTGAAACCGGTCCGGCAAAGAGCAACTGCCTTGCTGAGTCCCTTTCCTTATCCATTGCCCATGATCCGGAAGAAGGTCCCTCCCGATGTACGTTTCTGATGAATGGCAGCTCTGTCGGCTCCTGTTATCTTGATTTCCGGGGACAGTCCGCCTATTTTTACGGATTTGAAATTGCAGAGAATTTACGGAACCATGGTCTGGGAAGTGCCTGCCTTTTTCTGCTTCTGGAAACCTGTTTTTCACTGCCGGGACCGGAAAAACCTAAAAAGCTTTTTCTTCAGGTGTCCGGCCAAAACCTGCCTGCCATGGCATTATATAAAAAGGCAGGCTTTCAGATTACAGAAAGCCTGTCCTATTATATATATTAAACCCTATTTTATTTCCCGGACCATGCAGTACTGTTTTAACCGGAAACGCTTTTCCACAATGCAGAAAACCTTAAAACCGAAATGCTCATAGAATGATACATTACTTTCATTGTGTGTTTCTAAGGAAATCATGAGCTGATTCTCATCCGCATAGTTTATTGCCTCCCTTAACAGGAGGGACGATATTCCATGATGCTGCATGGCCGGCCGCACTGCCAGATAAATGATGTGCAGCCGTTTTTCCTGGTCAAGCTGGTCCGTCCATCTGGAATTTAAATAATCTCTTCCCTGGAAGAAATTCCAGAATGTCTTAAAGGAAGGATCCTCCTTTATCAGATAACCGTCTGTTTTTAACAGGGCGGCAGCTTCCGCCAGATAATAATGAAAGGCATTATAAGGCTGGGATTCGTCATCCACCACAAGGATCCCGTTGATTTCCGGGCTGTCGGCATATATTTCACAAGTCTCAAAAAATTCTTCCATATCACATTCAAATAATTCCGGGAGCAAACGGCTCCTGGTCTTTCCGTCAGGAATCAGTCTGCAGTAAAGCGGGTCCCCTGCAAAGCATTCCGTCAGCAATTCCTTTAATTTTTCCACATCTTCTTTTTGTACCCGGTACAATCGACCGCTTTCCATAATCTCAATCCTCTTCCATTTTTTTAACTCCGTACCATTTTTCATGATGTGCATCCATTTCTCTTCTCTTTCGTTTAAGTAGCTGCTTGTAATTCCCCCTTCATTATTATATAATATTATATATAAAAATTGTACAGCACTTTACTACAGAAAGGGCGGCAAAATGAGTATGATTGATATCAAAAAGTTCCTTGACCTAAGCGCCTTACAGAAAATCCAGGATCAATTTTACGAATCCACCGGCTTAGCGGCCGTTGTGGTGGATGCAGAAGGGAATTACATAACAAAGGGAAGTGGTTTTTCCGGTTCCTCCCATACAAACCCCACAGATTTTTCCACAGACATTATCATAAACGGGGAGAAGGCGGGAGCCATCATCGGCGGGCTTCCAAAGGAGTCTAAGAAAGACTCCTGTGGTGAGGAGTTTCAGACGGACCCAGTACAGTCCGAACGCATGATCCGGGCTTCTGCGCAAATGCTGGGGAACGTTATAAACCAGCTGGCTAATCTGGAATATATAAAAACCATTACCCAGAAAAGAAATGATATTTTTGATTCGGAGATAAGCAAAATTCAGAATTCCTTAAGTGAGGTAACAAACAAGACTCACGATCTCCAGAAAGTCGCTTCCATGGAAAGCATTCTGTCCATCAATGCCTCCATCGAAGCCGCCAGGGCAGGGGAAGCAGGGGTGGGCTTTGCCGTGGTAGCCAGAGAATTCGGAGATATTTCAAAGAATTCAGGATCCGTCTATCAAAGGATCCATGAACTTGTTAAAGAAATAGAAGATGCCGTAAGGAATTTAACGGAAATCAACTAAAAAAAGTGAGGAAAGCCTGCTGCAAAGCTCTTTCCTCACTTTTATCGTCTATTTATTCATCCCAGTTATGATAAGTGGCCTGTACGTCGTCCTCCACATCAAGAAGATCCATAATCCGGTTCATCTTTTTGATGGAATCCTCATCCGTCAGTTCCACCCATGTCTGGGGGATCATGGTGATGCCTGCTTCCACCATGGGAATGCCTGCTGCTTCCAGTGCCTCACGCACTCCGCTGAATTCCTCAGGTCCGGTAATTACCTCAAAGCTGTCCTCTTCCTCAGAAAAATCTTCTGCGCCCGCCTCCAGAGAAATCATCATCAGCTCATCAGGATCCATCTCACATTCTTCTTTATCAATGATGATCTGGCCTTTTTTATCAAACATAAAGGACACACAGCCGGGAGTTCCCACATTGCCGCCGCCTTTGGTAAATGCGTTTCTTACGTTTGCTGCAGTCCGGTTCTTGTTGTCTGTCAGCGTGTCTACGATGATTGCAACCCCATTAGGGCCGTATCCTTCGTATGTAATGGTTTCATAATTGACGGAGCCTGCATCGCCGGCTGCTTTTTTAATGCCGCGGTCAATGGTATCGTTGGGCATATTGTTGGCCTTTGCCTTTGCGATAATATCGCGGAGCCTACTGTTGTTTGCAGGATCTGGTCCGCCTTCTTTCACCGCTACCGCCAATTCTCTTCCGATGATAGTGAAAACCTTGCCTTTTGCAGCATCGTTTCTTTCTTTTTTGTGTTTAATATTTGCGAACTTTGAATGTCCTGACATTGTTTCCAACACTCCTTTTCTTTCTCTACTTCGTCCATATGATCTTTAAAAATCAACATCTTTCCTATTTTAGCACTATTTTTTTCATCTTGCAAGAAAAAATAATACACAGCCGCCGATTCTCCCTTTATTTGACAGGGAGCGCAGGCAGCTGTGCTGATTTTACACTTTTTCTACTAAGGATTCCTCATTGGCCTCCATTTTCCTAAGCTCCGGATCTTCCTCCTGCTTCTCTTCCGGTTCTTCCTTCCAGACCCGGATGGTGTGAATGATCTTATTCTCCACACGAAGGATTTTGAAACGGTATCCCAGAATGGACACCTCCGTTTCCTCCCCTTCCTGGGGAATCCGGTCCAGCCTTGAAATCAATAAACCATTGACCGTATCATAGGAGTCATAATCCTCCTCATCAAACTCAATGTTTAAGGTCTTTTCCACTTCTTCCAGGGGGGTCATGCCGCTTACCACATAGGAGCCATCCTCAGAAGGGACAATGTATTCTTCATCCACATCATATTCATCCATGATATTGCCCACGATTTCTTCCAAAATATCTTCCATCGTCACAATGCCCGCCGTCTGGCCGTATTCATCTACCACGATCACCATATGAATCTTTCTGGATTGCATTTCCTTAAACAGGGTATCAATGTTCCTGGTTTCCGGAATGAAATGAGCCTCTCTTAACAACCCTTCGATTTCACACAGCTGGCGGGATGCATTCCGTTTATTTTCCACAGCAATCAAAGCATCCTTCATATGAAGGATCCCAATAATGTCATCTACATCCTTTTTAAAAACCGGGTAGCGGGAATTAAATCCCTCTTTCAGTATAAAATTCACTGCCTCCCGGAGAGTGATCTCTCCGTCCAAAGCCACCAGGTTCTTCCGGTGAGTCATAATATCTCCGGCTTCCTTATCATTCAACTCAAAGATATTTGTGATCATCTCCGCTTCCCTGGCCTCTAAAACGCCCTGTTCATGGCCTTCGTTCACCATGGACATGATGTCCTCTTCTGTAACGTTCTCATTATCTGATGCCATATCGATTCCCATAAGCTTTAAAACGAAGTATGCCACCATATTTGCCAGCCAGGTAAATGGGAGGAGGGGAATCATGATGAGGGATACTGCAGGCAGCATCCGATAGCCCCATTTTTCAGGATTTTCCGCCGCACATCGTTTTGGAATAATGATGCCAAAACTGATCAAAAGCACAATCAGCAGCGCG of the Lacrimispora indolis DSM 755 genome contains:
- a CDS encoding YebC/PmpR family DNA-binding transcriptional regulator; translation: MSGHSKFANIKHKKERNDAAKGKVFTIIGRELAVAVKEGGPDPANNSRLRDIIAKAKANNMPNDTIDRGIKKAAGDAGSVNYETITYEGYGPNGVAIIVDTLTDNKNRTAANVRNAFTKGGGNVGTPGCVSFMFDKKGQIIIDKEECEMDPDELMMISLEAGAEDFSEEEDSFEVITGPEEFSGVREALEAAGIPMVEAGITMIPQTWVELTDEDSIKKMNRIMDLLDVEDDVQATYHNWDE
- a CDS encoding GNAT family N-acetyltransferase, with the protein product MNIIRTKTPSNTQKNSLLRLQETCRKHDHISLSFPMEEDCTFYLLYDEDSLLSALSAFFNENGEYECYACTLPANRRKGHFALLLEELLKESGDIDLVFPVDETSEDTVRTLDALGAVLWYQEHLMELTASVFSETGPAKSNCLAESLSLSIAHDPEEGPSRCTFLMNGSSVGSCYLDFRGQSAYFYGFEIAENLRNHGLGSACLFLLLETCFSLPGPEKPKKLFLQVSGQNLPAMALYKKAGFQITESLSYYIY
- a CDS encoding Hsp20/alpha crystallin family protein — encoded protein: MLLARRNNLFDEFFNDPFFTDTYHNRQSLMKTDIEDDGTNYVIEIELPGYKKEDVRAELKDGYLTIYAETVSENEVKDQKNYIRRERYSGSVKRSFYVGSGLKQEDVKAAFENGILKLVFPKEAPKQIEENRYIAIE
- a CDS encoding YkgJ family cysteine cluster protein; this encodes MKREIDWKEISDGKLYGLNDMVRADCGDCKGCSSCCQGMGQSVILDPLDCFRLTENLHCTLEALLADKLELHVVDGIVLPNLKMGGKEEKCGFLDHEGRCGIHSFRPGVCRLFPLGRIYGEEGFRYFLQIHECSMENRAKVKVRKWIDTPDVKRYETFVCDWHFFLKRLEGKMEENKDQSYANQVSMYVLKQFYLTPYDRGQDFFDQFGKRLEAGSFL
- the pepF gene encoding oligoendopeptidase F, whose amino-acid sequence is MKKREEIPVCDTWNLADILPSESAWEDLFRETESSLSGYKRYEGHLADSGKMLFSCLKFDEEISLKIETLFVYGKQKSDEDTGNARYQEFSSKARSLSYQAAGLSSFLVPEILSLPEETLAKYRKDTPELKRYDRTLEIILKKKAHTLSAPMEALLAKSMEATSGPSEIFNMFNNADVKFPEIMDEKNQPVRITHGNYIALMEKQDRRVRKSAFEALYSVYGQFVNTLASTFSSNVKQAAFYAKARNYPSARAHSLGENEIPEEVYDNLIKAVHEGLPSLHEYISIRKKALKVDELHMYDLYVPMVSREEHKITFEEAKAMVLEGLKPLGEEYLSLLKEGFDNRWIDVYENEGKRSGAYSWGVYGIHPYVLLNFNGTLDSVFTLAHEMGHALHSWFSDKNQTYIDAGYKIFVAEVASTCNEALLIRHLLEKTEDKKERAYLVNHFMDSFRGTLYRQAMFAEFEAEAHCRAGEGEVLTGEVLCRIYHRLNEEYFGPDMVVDSEIGYEWSRIPHFYTPFYVYQYATGFSAAIAISSRILTGDENAVKGYYEFLSGGNSMTPIDLLKLCGVDMGTAEPVKDALSVFAGLLEEMSRLI
- a CDS encoding PocR ligand-binding domain-containing protein, with the translated sequence MIDIKKFLDLSALQKIQDQFYESTGLAAVVVDAEGNYITKGSGFSGSSHTNPTDFSTDIIINGEKAGAIIGGLPKESKKDSCGEEFQTDPVQSERMIRASAQMLGNVINQLANLEYIKTITQKRNDIFDSEISKIQNSLSEVTNKTHDLQKVASMESILSINASIEAARAGEAGVGFAVVAREFGDISKNSGSVYQRIHELVKEIEDAVRNLTEIN
- a CDS encoding nitroreductase family protein, yielding MNLYQMIFKRRSIRKFKKEPVPEQLLKDILYFGDNIPRLHGDIQIKMEISENPDYHLPVKGLWKVEAPYYLAFYSEEKEGYLANAGYVLEHVLLYMTGKGLGTCYLGSTKVPEPVPAGMKRVIVVAFGYPKTLLYRDPATAKRLPLKELCVFKEEAGESMKNILKAVRLAPSAINTQPWRFIVYHDRIYIFSCREFLPSSSLVAMREIGTGIMLSHLTIAAEEMWMNVKLEAEKAMEKKSYKSGAYVTTAFLKEYKC
- a CDS encoding hemolysin family protein — translated: MDDGNPLLRVIIFIAFIVLDAIFYGFGAAIQNVNTSELEHQMEEGSKKAGQLLHIVNRPTRFVNTIQITTNLIGMVTGAFVLEQLGARLETVLSRGRVYPSQWVSLISLLLVSALLIVLLISFGIIIPKRCAAENPEKWGYRMLPAVSLIMIPLLPFTWLANMVAYFVLKLMGIDMASDNENVTEEDIMSMVNEGHEQGVLEAREAEMITNIFELNDKEAGDIMTHRKNLVALDGEITLREAVNFILKEGFNSRYPVFKKDVDDIIGILHMKDALIAVENKRNASRQLCEIEGLLREAHFIPETRNIDTLFKEMQSRKIHMVIVVDEYGQTAGIVTMEDILEEIVGNIMDEYDVDEEYIVPSEDGSYVVSGMTPLEEVEKTLNIEFDEEDYDSYDTVNGLLISRLDRIPQEGEETEVSILGYRFKILRVENKIIHTIRVWKEEPEEKQEEDPELRKMEANEESLVEKV
- a CDS encoding GNAT family N-acetyltransferase; this translates as MESGRLYRVQKEDVEKLKELLTECFAGDPLYCRLIPDGKTRSRLLPELFECDMEEFFETCEIYADSPEINGILVVDDESQPYNAFHYYLAEAAALLKTDGYLIKEDPSFKTFWNFFQGRDYLNSRWTDQLDQEKRLHIIYLAVRPAMQHHGISSLLLREAINYADENQLMISLETHNESNVSFYEHFGFKVFCIVEKRFRLKQYCMVREIK